The genomic region GGAAAAGGTGATATGATGAGATTTTTGCTAAAGCTAAATATTTTATTGTTAGTGATCTCCCTGGTTGGTTGTGGACTTAACTCACCGGCCAAAAAGCCCCAGGACCAGTCGCCAAACCAACAGATTAAACAAGTCCAATTTGACCCACAACTGGCCAATGATATAAAGAAACAGATTAAAACTATTAACGGTGTTAAGGACTCTACTGTGGTAGTGATGAATAAAGAAATCTCCGCCGCCATTAAGGTAACTGGTTTTCACCGGTTTAGA from Desulfotomaculum nigrificans DSM 574 harbors:
- a CDS encoding YhcN/YlaJ family sporulation lipoprotein, which codes for MMRFLLKLNILLLVISLVGCGLNSPAKKPQDQSPNQQIKQVQFDPQLANDIKKQIKTINGVKDSTVVVMNKEISAAIKVTGFHRFRLKSIKEEVHQKIKDMNKDYTVRVTSDKKLFKQLRQIEKQVEASPQKAPPDIPLQLHKINEDMQG